One Azoarcus sp. DN11 DNA segment encodes these proteins:
- the mutL gene encoding DNA mismatch repair endonuclease MutL — protein MPSIHLLSDLLINQIAAGEVVERPASVLKEVLENAVDAGSRAIDVQLEHGGVRRIRVTDDGCGIARDELALALERHATSKIANLDDLERVGTMGFRGEALAAIAAVARTTLTSRAEGSAHAWRIDGTERSVAPAALGAGTVVDVADLYYNTPARRKFLKSEGTEYAHCDEMFRRVALARPDIGLQLAHNGRVVHRLPVTDQARRVAALMGDDFLAQARALDADAGPLRLSGFASLPAYSRASRDAQYFFVNGRFVRDKLLTHAVRQAYADILHGARHPAYVLFLELDPAGVDVNVHPAKIEVRFRESRAIHQFVFHALSRTLAESGANLAARDEPAAVATATAPADAPVQGERPRPFGGYGNAPPVQGRLAMESASRSYFDFVGTARDPAAAAMPAPPPMAAAAQDFRPTAFPPAAGRAAAAATPTALPQHADDSAPLGYALAQLHGIYILAQNAKGLVLVDMHAAHERILYEKLKTVLDGTPSVQRLLIPAVFSVSAKDMAAAEECAEVLAGMGFEVAPAGPQELAVRSVPALLANAPVAELMRKLLEELREYPASEVVTARRNELLATMACHGAVRAHRSLTLPEMNALLRDMEATERADQCNHGRPTWAQLTMGDLDRFFMRGQ, from the coding sequence GACGCCGGTTCGCGCGCGATCGACGTGCAGCTTGAGCATGGCGGCGTGCGGCGCATCCGCGTCACGGACGACGGCTGCGGCATCGCCCGGGACGAGCTCGCGCTCGCGCTCGAACGCCACGCGACGAGCAAGATCGCGAATCTCGACGACCTCGAACGCGTCGGCACGATGGGCTTCCGCGGCGAAGCGCTGGCGGCGATCGCGGCGGTCGCGCGCACGACGCTGACGAGCCGCGCCGAAGGCAGCGCGCACGCGTGGCGCATCGACGGCACGGAGCGCAGCGTCGCGCCCGCGGCGCTGGGCGCGGGCACCGTCGTCGATGTCGCGGACCTCTATTACAACACCCCGGCGCGGCGCAAGTTCCTGAAGTCGGAAGGCACCGAGTACGCGCACTGCGACGAGATGTTCCGCCGCGTCGCGCTGGCGCGCCCCGACATCGGCCTGCAGCTCGCGCACAACGGCCGCGTCGTGCATCGCCTGCCGGTGACGGACCAGGCCCGGCGCGTCGCGGCGCTGATGGGCGACGATTTCCTCGCGCAGGCGCGCGCGCTCGATGCCGACGCCGGGCCGCTGCGCCTGTCGGGCTTCGCGTCGCTGCCCGCGTATTCGCGCGCGAGCCGCGATGCGCAGTACTTCTTCGTGAACGGGCGCTTCGTGCGCGACAAGCTGCTCACGCACGCGGTGCGCCAAGCCTACGCGGACATCCTGCACGGCGCGCGGCATCCGGCCTACGTGCTGTTCCTCGAACTCGATCCGGCGGGCGTGGATGTGAACGTCCATCCGGCCAAGATCGAGGTGCGCTTCCGCGAATCGCGCGCGATCCACCAGTTCGTGTTCCACGCGCTGTCGCGCACACTCGCCGAATCGGGCGCGAACCTCGCGGCGCGCGACGAACCGGCGGCCGTAGCCACCGCCACCGCGCCGGCGGACGCACCGGTGCAGGGCGAGCGCCCGCGCCCCTTCGGCGGCTACGGCAACGCGCCGCCGGTGCAGGGGCGCCTGGCGATGGAGTCGGCGAGCCGCAGCTACTTCGATTTCGTCGGCACCGCGCGCGACCCCGCGGCGGCGGCGATGCCGGCCCCGCCGCCGATGGCTGCGGCGGCGCAGGATTTCCGCCCGACCGCGTTCCCCCCCGCCGCGGGCCGGGCGGCTGCGGCCGCAACCCCGACGGCGCTGCCACAGCACGCCGACGATTCGGCGCCGCTGGGCTATGCGCTGGCGCAGCTCCACGGCATCTACATCCTGGCGCAGAACGCGAAGGGCCTCGTGCTCGTCGATATGCACGCCGCGCACGAGCGCATCCTGTACGAGAAGCTGAAGACCGTGCTCGACGGCACGCCCTCGGTGCAGCGCCTGCTGATCCCGGCGGTGTTCTCGGTGAGCGCGAAGGACATGGCCGCGGCCGAGGAATGCGCCGAAGTACTCGCCGGCATGGGCTTCGAGGTCGCACCCGCCGGGCCGCAGGAGCTTGCCGTGCGCAGCGTGCCGGCGCTGCTCGCAAACGCGCCGGTCGCGGAGCTGATGCGCAAGCTGCTGGAGGAGTTGCGCGAATACCCCGCTTCGGAAGTCGTCACGGCCCGCAGGAACGAACTCCTCGCGACGATGGCCTGCCACGGCGCGGTGCGCGCGCATCGCAGCCTGACCCTTCCCGAGATGAACGCGCTATTGCGCGACATGGAAGCGACCGAGCGCGCCGACCAGTGCAACCACGGTCGCCCGACCTGGGCACAGCTGACGATGGGCGACCTCGACCGCTTCTTCATGCGCGGGCAGTAG
- a CDS encoding DUF4365 domain-containing protein produces the protein MNANLQKEEFQYACVSALAAHAGLNRGDFRVDDDSVDVSFKGLGYHGAGRRRNPIIEFQLKCTSQDLINGEVIKFSLKRKNYDDLRGDDVMVPKYLVVMLVPVDKANWITVHRDLLHLPNSCYWLSLRDYPPTNNPEKIVVEVPLANRVTPETLIAMMEAASLGEAL, from the coding sequence ATGAATGCGAATCTGCAGAAGGAGGAGTTCCAGTACGCGTGCGTAAGCGCGCTGGCCGCTCATGCCGGCTTGAATCGAGGGGACTTTCGTGTGGATGACGACAGCGTTGATGTCTCATTCAAGGGCCTCGGCTATCACGGTGCTGGCCGTCGGCGGAACCCGATCATTGAGTTTCAGCTCAAGTGCACATCGCAGGATCTCATCAACGGCGAGGTCATCAAGTTCTCGTTGAAGCGCAAGAACTACGACGATCTTCGCGGCGACGATGTAATGGTTCCCAAATACCTCGTCGTCATGCTTGTGCCTGTGGATAAGGCCAATTGGATCACCGTCCATCGGGACCTGTTGCATTTGCCCAATAGTTGCTACTGGTTATCTTTGCGCGACTACCCTCCAACGAATAATCCCGAGAAGATAGTGGTGGAAGTGCCGCTGGCAAATCGCGTAACACCCGAGACGCTTATTGCGATGATGGAGGCTGCGAGTCTTGGGGAGGCGCTATGA
- a CDS encoding phospholipase D family protein: protein MAKFLNTSATNYFLEELIKNARDRLILISPFLKLNDRMKELLADKNRLKIDVRIVYGKSELQPEEINWLKELTYIRTSFCKNLHAKCYLNEELAIITSLNLYEFSQINNNEMGVLIRRDDDGELYKDAYEEAQRIIRISDEVRITLERVTAEARNDGDGKADSEEVTDKADKLTTSKLAQRLGLRTADLIERFVANGLLELREGKHYITAKGKEAGGEFRMSPKFGPYFLWPENVGL from the coding sequence ATGGCCAAATTCCTCAACACCAGCGCCACCAACTACTTCCTCGAAGAGCTGATCAAGAATGCCAGGGACCGCCTGATCCTGATCAGCCCCTTCCTCAAGCTCAACGATCGCATGAAGGAGCTCCTGGCCGACAAAAACCGGCTCAAGATCGACGTGCGCATCGTCTATGGCAAGAGCGAACTGCAGCCCGAAGAAATCAACTGGCTGAAGGAACTCACCTACATCCGCACCAGCTTCTGCAAAAACCTGCACGCCAAGTGCTATCTCAACGAGGAGCTGGCCATCATCACCAGTCTCAACCTCTACGAGTTCAGCCAGATCAACAACAACGAGATGGGAGTCCTAATCCGCCGCGACGACGACGGCGAACTCTACAAGGACGCCTACGAAGAGGCCCAGCGCATCATCCGCATCAGCGACGAAGTGCGTATCACGCTCGAACGCGTCACCGCCGAGGCGCGCAATGACGGCGACGGCAAGGCCGACAGCGAAGAAGTCACCGACAAGGCGGACAAACTCACCACCTCCAAGCTCGCGCAACGGTTGGGCCTGCGCACCGCCGACCTCATCGAGCGCTTTGTCGCCAACGGCCTGCTCGAACTGCGCGAAGGCAAACACTACATCACCGCGAAGGGCAAGGAAGCCGGGGGCGAATTCCGCATGAGCCCGAAGTTCGGTCCGTATTTCCTGTGGCCGGAGAACGTGGGGCTGTGA
- a CDS encoding DNA topoisomerase IV subunit B has translation MTGKQYDESSFRVLKGLEPVRERPGMYTRTDSPAHIIQEVIDNSADEALGGFAKKIHVTLHLDGSVSVADDGRGIPVGLHPEEGVPVVVLAYTRLHAGGKFDKREGNGAYAFSGGLHGVGVSVTNALSTRVEVEVKREGKIHRIDFSEGGENIGEIAVVGDCGRQTGTRVRVWPDGKYFENPRVPQAELERLLRSKAVLLSGVAVRLDIEQASGSPLTKTWSYPDGLAGYLREQAGDLEPVAPLFTTEKYADKDDSTFAPGEGAAWAIGWFEQSVPSESFVNLIPTVAGGTHESGLRAGVFDAVKSFIEHHALLPRGVKLQQEDVAGRMSFVLSARLLDPQFQGQVKEKLNSREAVKLVSSMIRDPFEIWLNNHVEAGKAIAELSIKQALARQKSAQKVEKKKTSGVAVLPGKLSDCESEDIAENELFLVEGDSAGGSAKMARNKETQAILPLRGKVQNAWEIDPDRLLANAEIHDIAVALGVDAHAAGSNPDLSGLRYGKVVIMSDADVDGAHIQTLLLTLFFRHFPELIARGHIFVAQPPLYRVDVPAQGKKRPARRLYALDDGELAAIRERGEKEGFKPDALEVGRFKGLGEMNPDQLRETTMDPATRRVLPVQVRPDALDDTLKMFTLLMGKGEASGRRAWMEEKGDTVEADI, from the coding sequence ATGACAGGCAAGCAATACGACGAATCGTCCTTCCGCGTCCTCAAGGGACTCGAACCCGTGCGCGAACGGCCCGGGATGTACACCCGCACGGACTCGCCGGCGCACATCATCCAGGAAGTCATCGACAACTCCGCGGACGAGGCGCTCGGCGGCTTCGCGAAGAAGATCCATGTGACGCTGCACCTCGACGGCTCGGTGAGCGTGGCGGACGACGGCCGCGGCATTCCGGTGGGCCTGCATCCCGAGGAAGGCGTGCCGGTCGTCGTGCTCGCCTACACGCGGCTGCACGCGGGCGGCAAGTTCGACAAGCGCGAGGGCAACGGCGCCTATGCGTTCTCGGGCGGCCTGCACGGGGTCGGCGTCTCGGTGACGAACGCGTTGTCCACGCGCGTCGAGGTCGAGGTGAAGCGCGAGGGCAAGATCCATCGCATCGACTTCTCCGAGGGCGGCGAGAACATCGGCGAAATCGCGGTCGTCGGCGACTGCGGCCGGCAGACCGGCACGCGCGTGCGCGTGTGGCCGGACGGCAAGTACTTCGAGAACCCGCGCGTGCCGCAGGCCGAACTGGAGCGCCTGCTGCGCTCGAAGGCGGTGCTGCTGTCCGGCGTGGCGGTGCGGCTCGATATCGAGCAGGCGAGCGGCTCGCCGCTGACGAAGACCTGGTCCTACCCGGACGGGCTCGCCGGATATTTACGCGAGCAGGCGGGCGATCTCGAGCCGGTCGCGCCGCTCTTCACGACGGAAAAATACGCCGACAAGGACGATTCGACTTTCGCGCCGGGCGAAGGCGCGGCGTGGGCGATCGGCTGGTTCGAGCAGTCGGTGCCGTCCGAGTCCTTCGTGAACCTGATCCCGACGGTCGCCGGCGGCACGCACGAGAGCGGCTTGCGCGCGGGCGTGTTCGACGCGGTGAAGAGCTTCATCGAGCACCATGCGCTCTTGCCGCGCGGCGTGAAGCTGCAGCAGGAAGACGTCGCCGGGCGCATGAGCTTCGTGCTCTCGGCACGCCTGCTGGACCCTCAGTTCCAGGGCCAGGTGAAGGAGAAGCTCAACTCGCGCGAGGCGGTGAAGCTCGTGTCGTCGATGATCCGCGACCCCTTCGAGATCTGGTTGAACAACCACGTCGAGGCCGGCAAGGCGATCGCGGAGCTGTCGATCAAGCAGGCGCTCGCGCGCCAGAAGAGCGCGCAGAAAGTCGAGAAGAAGAAGACCTCGGGCGTCGCGGTGCTGCCGGGCAAACTGTCCGATTGCGAATCGGAAGACATCGCCGAAAACGAGCTCTTCCTCGTCGAGGGCGATTCCGCGGGCGGTTCGGCGAAGATGGCGCGCAACAAGGAGACACAGGCCATCCTGCCGCTGCGCGGCAAGGTGCAGAACGCGTGGGAGATCGACCCCGACCGGCTGCTCGCGAACGCCGAGATCCACGACATCGCGGTCGCGCTGGGCGTCGATGCGCACGCCGCGGGCAGCAACCCCGATCTCTCCGGCCTGCGCTATGGCAAGGTCGTGATCATGTCGGACGCGGACGTCGACGGCGCGCACATCCAGACCCTGCTGCTGACGCTCTTCTTCCGCCACTTCCCCGAGCTCATCGCGCGCGGCCACATTTTTGTGGCGCAGCCGCCACTGTATCGCGTGGATGTGCCGGCGCAGGGAAAGAAGCGCCCGGCGCGGCGCCTGTACGCGCTCGACGACGGCGAGCTCGCGGCGATCCGCGAACGGGGCGAGAAGGAAGGCTTCAAGCCGGATGCGCTCGAGGTCGGGCGCTTCAAGGGCCTGGGCGAGATGAACCCCGACCAGCTGCGCGAGACGACGATGGACCCGGCAACGCGCCGCGTGCTGCCGGTGCAGGTGCGGCCGGATGCGCTCGACGACACGCTGAAGATGTTCACGCTGCTGATGGGCAAGGGCGAAGCCTCGGGCCGGCGCGCGTGGATGGAGGAAAAGGGCGACACGGTCGAGGCGGACATCTGA
- a CDS encoding TIGR01458 family HAD-type hydrolase: MAANPAPRLVCRPRAVLVDLAGVLHVGDEAIAGSVDALARLRAAGLPLRFLTNTTRTPRRTLVAKLQRMGFAITDDELHTAPHAAQRLVRERGLKPLYLVHPDLAAEMGPSADVPDTVVLGDMGHHLDYAQLNAAFRLLMAGSAFIAMAKNRYFMEADGLSLDMGAFVTGLEFSSGVTAEIAGKPAASFFRTALAEVDVAPADAVVIGDDLHDDVGAALAAGIPGVLVRTGKFRAGDDADPAIRPSLVADDFADAVTRLLALP; encoded by the coding sequence ATGGCCGCGAATCCCGCCCCCCGCCTCGTCTGCCGCCCCCGTGCCGTGCTGGTGGATCTCGCCGGCGTGCTGCACGTCGGCGATGAGGCGATTGCCGGCTCGGTCGATGCCCTCGCCCGTCTGCGCGCGGCGGGGTTGCCGCTGCGCTTCCTCACCAACACGACGCGCACGCCGCGCCGGACGCTGGTCGCGAAGCTGCAGCGCATGGGCTTCGCCATCACCGACGACGAACTCCACACTGCCCCGCACGCCGCGCAACGGCTCGTGCGCGAGCGCGGCCTGAAACCGCTGTACCTCGTCCATCCCGATCTCGCCGCCGAAATGGGCCCGAGTGCCGACGTTCCCGACACGGTCGTGCTCGGCGACATGGGCCACCATCTCGACTACGCGCAGCTCAACGCCGCCTTCCGCCTGCTGATGGCCGGCAGCGCCTTCATCGCGATGGCGAAGAACCGTTATTTCATGGAAGCGGACGGCCTGTCGCTCGACATGGGCGCCTTCGTCACCGGCCTCGAATTCAGCAGCGGCGTCACGGCCGAAATCGCCGGCAAGCCCGCGGCGAGCTTCTTCCGCACCGCGCTCGCCGAAGTGGACGTCGCGCCCGCCGACGCCGTGGTGATCGGCGACGACCTGCACGACGATGTCGGCGCGGCGCTTGCCGCCGGCATTCCGGGCGTCCTCGTGCGTACCGGCAAGTTCCGTGCGGGCGACGATGCCGATCCGGCGATCCGGCCCAGCCTCGTCGCCGACGATTTCGCCGACGCCGTCACGCGCCTGTTGGCGCTTCCCTGA
- a CDS encoding 5-oxoprolinase subunit PxpA, protein MSERINLNADLGESFGAWRMGDDAAMLEVVKSANVACGFHAGDPLVMRQTVATAKRCGVSLGAHPGFPDLQGFGRRRMDLPAAELEAMLIYQIGALAGIARADGMTVTHVKPHGALNNMACADAKLAATVARAVRAADPDLILLAPVLSQLVIAGREAGLRVVEEVFADRAYLDDGNLVPRSQPGAMVHGADACLRHVLAMLEAGALISINGKRLPVKAQSICVHGDDAEAVATARALRDGLQRAGYELVSIPELA, encoded by the coding sequence ATGTCTGAGCGCATCAATCTCAATGCCGACCTCGGCGAAAGTTTCGGCGCCTGGCGCATGGGCGACGACGCGGCGATGCTGGAAGTCGTCAAATCGGCCAACGTCGCCTGCGGCTTCCACGCGGGCGACCCGCTCGTGATGCGCCAGACCGTCGCGACCGCAAAGCGCTGCGGCGTGAGCCTCGGCGCCCATCCGGGCTTTCCCGACCTGCAGGGATTCGGCCGGCGGCGCATGGACTTGCCGGCGGCCGAGCTCGAGGCGATGCTGATCTACCAGATCGGGGCACTGGCCGGCATCGCGCGTGCCGACGGGATGACGGTGACGCACGTGAAGCCGCACGGCGCGCTGAACAACATGGCCTGCGCGGATGCGAAGCTCGCAGCGACGGTCGCGCGCGCGGTGCGCGCGGCCGATCCGGATCTGATCCTGCTCGCGCCGGTGCTGTCGCAGCTCGTCATCGCCGGGCGCGAGGCGGGGCTGCGGGTCGTCGAGGAGGTCTTCGCCGACCGCGCCTATCTCGACGACGGCAACCTCGTGCCGCGCTCGCAGCCGGGCGCGATGGTCCACGGCGCGGACGCCTGCCTGCGCCACGTGCTGGCCATGCTCGAAGCGGGCGCGCTGATCTCGATCAACGGCAAGCGCCTGCCGGTGAAGGCGCAGAGCATCTGCGTGCATGGCGACGACGCCGAGGCGGTCGCGACGGCGCGGGCCTTGCGCGACGGCTTGCAGCGCGCGGGCTACGAGCTGGTGTCGATTCCCGAGCTCGCCTGA
- a CDS encoding biotin-dependent carboxyltransferase family protein encodes MSAVVEIIDAGLAVSVQDRGRTGYRNIGVPVSGALDPVLMAAANALAGNASEAAVLEVGLSGPSLKALSGTVRVGLSGEMGAQLVNTRGQVLKVAPWQTATLFPGDVLRIGGVSHGVGYVALSGGVQVAEQLGSRATYLRAAIGGVQGRAPRGGDRLQCEAVRGDPWLEFRARAPWQHETGPIRVILGPQEDHFTHEAVASFLSKPYAVTRDMDRMGLRLDGDKLAHNDKGAEIVSDGVAPGAIQVPANGQPIVLMADCQTSGGYPKIATVIRADLPRLAQVRPGDALRFVAVSHAEAATALREQVQRLAEWVAMIQSFRPPGVIDEAALYGANLICGAVRGDEWNLHGVDLTLRFGAHHV; translated from the coding sequence ATGAGCGCAGTCGTGGAAATCATCGACGCCGGCCTCGCGGTGAGCGTCCAGGATCGTGGACGCACGGGCTACCGCAACATCGGCGTGCCGGTGTCGGGCGCGCTCGATCCGGTGCTGATGGCGGCGGCGAACGCGCTGGCCGGCAATGCATCGGAGGCCGCGGTGCTCGAAGTCGGCCTGAGCGGGCCGTCGCTGAAGGCGCTGTCGGGCACGGTGCGTGTGGGGCTGTCGGGCGAGATGGGCGCGCAGCTCGTCAATACGCGCGGTCAGGTGCTGAAGGTGGCGCCGTGGCAGACCGCGACGCTGTTCCCCGGCGACGTCCTGCGCATCGGCGGCGTGTCGCACGGCGTGGGCTACGTCGCGCTCTCCGGCGGGGTGCAGGTGGCCGAGCAGCTCGGTAGCCGTGCGACCTACCTGCGTGCGGCGATCGGCGGCGTGCAGGGCCGGGCGCCCAGGGGCGGCGACCGCCTGCAGTGCGAGGCCGTGCGCGGCGATCCGTGGCTCGAATTCCGTGCGCGGGCACCGTGGCAGCACGAGACCGGCCCAATTCGCGTGATCCTGGGGCCGCAGGAGGACCATTTCACGCATGAGGCGGTGGCGAGCTTCCTGTCGAAGCCCTATGCCGTGACGCGCGACATGGATCGCATGGGCCTGCGCCTCGACGGCGACAAGCTCGCGCACAACGACAAGGGCGCCGAAATCGTGTCGGACGGCGTCGCGCCGGGCGCGATCCAGGTCCCGGCGAACGGCCAGCCGATCGTGCTGATGGCCGACTGCCAGACCTCGGGTGGCTACCCGAAGATCGCGACGGTGATCCGTGCCGATCTGCCGCGACTCGCGCAGGTACGGCCCGGCGACGCGTTGCGCTTCGTCGCGGTGAGCCACGCCGAGGCTGCGACGGCGCTGCGCGAGCAGGTGCAGCGGCTTGCCGAGTGGGTCGCCATGATCCAGAGTTTCCGCCCGCCCGGCGTCATCGACGAGGCGGCGCTGTATGGCGCGAACCTCATCTGCGGCGCCGTGCGCGGCGACGAATGGAACCTGCACGGCGTCGATCTCACCCTTCGTTTCGGAGCACACCATGTCTGA
- the pxpB gene encoding 5-oxoprolinase subunit PxpB → MTTELAHPPARLLSVGDAAWTVEFGNGIDPAIHGRVLGFSSLLDTLSSDGRLDGVVEWVPTFRSVTVHFDPLRTDAMALRDLLAELAGKSGSLSAAGCRWHIPVCFDADCAPDLDEVAAAKGMSRDEVVRLMTETVFTVYMLGFLPGFPYLGGLPEALDMPRLATPRKVVPSRSIAIAGRMCAAYPWESPGGWRLMGRTPVRLFDAANARRPALLAPGDQVVWQAIDRDAFEALDRECAAGRFDLSSLLKEGEAA, encoded by the coding sequence ATGACTACTGAGCTTGCACACCCGCCGGCGCGTCTGCTGTCCGTCGGCGACGCCGCCTGGACCGTCGAGTTCGGCAACGGCATCGACCCGGCGATTCACGGCCGCGTGCTCGGCTTCTCGAGCCTGCTCGACACGCTGTCGAGCGACGGCCGCCTCGACGGCGTCGTCGAGTGGGTGCCGACCTTCCGTTCGGTGACCGTCCATTTCGACCCGCTGCGCACCGACGCGATGGCGTTGCGCGATCTGCTCGCCGAGCTCGCCGGCAAGAGCGGCAGCCTGTCCGCCGCCGGCTGCCGCTGGCACATCCCGGTGTGCTTCGACGCCGACTGCGCGCCGGATCTCGACGAGGTTGCCGCCGCCAAAGGCATGTCGCGCGACGAGGTCGTGCGCCTGATGACGGAAACGGTCTTCACCGTCTACATGCTGGGTTTCCTGCCCGGCTTCCCCTACCTGGGCGGCTTGCCCGAGGCGCTCGACATGCCTCGGCTCGCGACCCCCCGGAAGGTCGTGCCGTCGCGCTCGATCGCGATCGCCGGCCGCATGTGCGCCGCCTACCCGTGGGAAAGCCCGGGCGGATGGCGCCTGATGGGCCGCACGCCGGTACGCCTTTTCGATGCGGCCAACGCACGCCGGCCGGCCTTGCTCGCGCCGGGCGACCAGGTGGTCTGGCAGGCGATCGACCGCGACGCGTTCGAGGCCCTCGATCGTGAATGCGCCGCCGGCCGCTTCGATCTGTCCTCGCTGTTGAAGGAAGGAGAGGCGGCATGA
- a CDS encoding MFS transporter encodes MWINETTTNERKTLTAAFAGYGIDAFDYMIYTFLIPTLMAAWSMSKVEAGYIATGALITSAIGGWAAGILADKYGRVRVLQWTVIWFTFFTFLSGFTNSFEQLFFTRAMQGFGFGGEWSVGAVLIAEMIQPKNRGKAVGLVQSSWAVGWGISAIAFWAVYALMPSGYAWRVLFWLGILPAVLIFYIRRNIHDPEVFHVARAKVKAEGGGNFLEIFSPHLLPTTIFASLLSTGMMGAYYAVTTWLPTFLKMERGLSVLGTSGYLLVLILGSFVGYLTSAWLSDHLGRRRCFMLFATCAGALVYSYTLLPINDTMMLFLGFPLGFFLSGIFSGMGAFLAELFPNELRGSGQGFCYNFGRAVGATFPALVGYLSTSMPLGEVIGMLAVGGYLLVIVACLPLPETRGRDLVLQN; translated from the coding sequence GTGTGGATTAACGAGACCACCACGAACGAACGCAAGACGCTGACCGCGGCCTTCGCCGGCTATGGCATCGACGCGTTCGACTACATGATCTATACCTTCCTGATCCCGACGCTGATGGCGGCATGGTCGATGAGCAAGGTCGAAGCGGGCTACATCGCGACCGGGGCGCTGATCACCTCGGCGATCGGCGGCTGGGCGGCGGGCATCCTCGCCGACAAGTACGGCCGCGTGCGCGTGCTGCAATGGACCGTCATCTGGTTCACGTTCTTCACCTTCCTCTCGGGCTTCACGAATTCCTTCGAGCAGCTCTTCTTCACGCGGGCGATGCAGGGCTTCGGCTTCGGCGGCGAATGGTCGGTCGGCGCGGTGCTGATCGCCGAGATGATCCAGCCGAAGAACCGCGGCAAGGCGGTTGGCCTGGTGCAGAGCAGCTGGGCCGTGGGCTGGGGCATCTCCGCGATCGCGTTCTGGGCGGTGTATGCGTTGATGCCGTCGGGGTATGCGTGGCGCGTGCTGTTCTGGCTGGGCATCCTGCCGGCGGTGCTGATCTTCTACATCCGCCGCAACATCCACGACCCGGAAGTCTTCCACGTTGCCCGTGCGAAGGTGAAGGCCGAGGGCGGCGGCAACTTCCTCGAGATCTTCTCGCCGCACCTGTTGCCGACGACGATCTTCGCCAGCCTGCTGTCGACCGGCATGATGGGCGCCTACTACGCGGTCACGACCTGGCTGCCGACTTTCCTCAAGATGGAGCGCGGGCTGTCGGTGCTGGGCACGAGCGGCTACCTGCTGGTGCTGATCCTCGGGTCCTTCGTCGGCTACCTGACGAGCGCCTGGCTGTCGGACCACCTCGGCCGCCGCCGTTGCTTCATGCTCTTCGCGACCTGCGCCGGGGCCCTGGTCTACAGCTACACGCTGCTGCCGATCAACGACACGATGATGCTGTTCCTCGGCTTCCCGCTCGGCTTCTTCCTGTCTGGCATCTTCTCGGGGATGGGGGCCTTCCTCGCGGAGCTCTTTCCGAACGAGCTGCGCGGTTCGGGCCAGGGCTTCTGCTACAACTTCGGGCGCGCGGTCGGCGCGACTTTCCCGGCGCTGGTCGGTTACCTGAGCACCAGCATGCCGCTCGGCGAAGTGATCGGCATGCTCGCCGTGGGCGGCTACCTCCTCGTGATCGTCGCCTGCCTGCCGCTGCCCGAGACGCGCGGCCGGGACCTGGTCCTGCAGAACTGA
- a CDS encoding putative hydro-lyase has product MERNPDSAVASAEELTTGVAARRAIRAGLWTSHTSGIAPGHVQGNVAILRARDADEFLRFCQRNPKPCPLLAVSEPGEPLLPTLGADVDIRFDVPRYRVWRKGELVAEPTGIDDLWEPDFVTFVIGCSFSFEQALLDAGVPLRHVANGRNVAMYRTNIPTTPAGKFHGPLVVSMRPMTAANAIRAIQVTSRLPNVHGAPVHFGDPAEIGIADLAKPDFGDPVEILPGEVPVYWACGVTPQSVVMEARPELCITHAPGSMLVTDLLNHQLAFS; this is encoded by the coding sequence GTGGAAAGGAATCCTGACAGCGCGGTTGCGTCCGCTGAAGAACTGACAACCGGGGTCGCTGCACGCCGCGCGATCCGGGCCGGCCTGTGGACCTCGCACACCAGCGGGATCGCGCCGGGCCATGTGCAGGGCAACGTCGCGATCCTGCGCGCGCGCGACGCCGACGAGTTCCTGCGCTTCTGCCAGCGCAACCCCAAGCCTTGTCCGCTGCTGGCGGTGTCCGAGCCGGGCGAGCCGCTGCTGCCGACGCTCGGCGCCGACGTCGATATCCGCTTCGATGTGCCGCGCTACCGCGTGTGGCGCAAGGGCGAACTCGTCGCCGAGCCGACGGGGATCGACGATTTGTGGGAGCCGGACTTCGTGACCTTCGTGATCGGTTGCTCCTTTTCCTTCGAGCAGGCGCTGCTCGACGCGGGCGTCCCGCTGCGCCATGTCGCCAACGGCAGGAACGTCGCGATGTATCGTACCAACATCCCGACGACGCCGGCGGGCAAGTTTCACGGTCCGCTGGTCGTGTCGATGCGGCCGATGACGGCGGCCAACGCGATCCGCGCGATCCAGGTCACGTCGCGCCTGCCCAACGTGCATGGCGCCCCGGTGCATTTCGGCGATCCGGCCGAGATCGGCATCGCCGACCTCGCGAAGCCCGATTTCGGCGATCCGGTCGAGATCCTGCCGGGCGAAGTCCCGGTGTATTGGGCCTGCGGGGTGACGCCGCAATCGGTGGTGATGGAAGCCCGCCCTGAGCTGTGCATCACGCACGCGCCCGGTTCGATGCTGGTCACCGACCTGCTCAACCACCAGCTCGCCTTTTCCTGA